From Halorubrum salinarum, the proteins below share one genomic window:
- a CDS encoding ATPase, T2SS/T4P/T4SS family, with protein sequence MNLDLTERLADGDGGTTLGRLPWVDDGPGACRCEPTFREPVGTGVEDRVVLDVDADGCPGRGDLAASPDCLATVVSALADRDADVIRTRHRGRERSYADRAAELLIAAGRFHERIEFHEERLADRVVRNPLGAAAEAAGRAGPAKRVATETGLLSAAEELAGGADGVESDRELGECLRAHVGPTAATARVAAAPPPGATLVDRWTVATGATVRLYEGDDSLRTYHLTPPSADLDADAVATLADARDRLLGDPRGGDRAPGRAVRSAADDGDPVADLTEVLRRHTHGYGAFEHVFADERVSDATVTAPVAENPLRVVLDGERCRTNVRLPPEGAATLASRLRRESGRAFSRATPTLDATIESETGRVRVAAATAPASDGLSFTFRRGDPEAWTLARLASVDTLTPAAAGLLSVAVERGVAGLIAGGRAAGKTTALGALLWELPAETRTVVVEDTPELPVDALADAGRDAQRLRVGDGAELAPADAVRTALRMGGGALSVGEVRGEEARALYEAMRVGAAGETVLGTIHGEDPAAVEERVVTDLGVPRSSFAATDLIAVLDSHRVESIVEVVDRGDGVSFEPLFERTRDGLVATGRVDRGESRLIKALAGADESYAAVRSAVDRRADGIREAVRTGRTAPARYVGGDR encoded by the coding sequence ATGAACCTCGACCTCACCGAACGACTCGCCGACGGCGACGGCGGGACGACGCTCGGACGGCTCCCGTGGGTCGACGACGGTCCCGGCGCGTGTCGGTGCGAGCCGACGTTCCGCGAGCCCGTGGGGACGGGCGTCGAGGACCGGGTCGTGCTCGACGTCGACGCCGACGGCTGCCCCGGGCGCGGCGACCTCGCCGCGAGCCCGGACTGCCTCGCGACCGTCGTCTCGGCGCTCGCCGACCGCGACGCCGACGTGATCAGGACGCGGCACCGCGGCCGAGAGCGCTCCTACGCCGACCGGGCGGCCGAGCTCCTGATCGCCGCGGGACGGTTCCATGAACGGATCGAGTTCCACGAGGAACGGCTCGCCGACCGCGTCGTCCGCAACCCGCTCGGCGCGGCGGCGGAGGCGGCCGGCCGCGCGGGCCCCGCGAAGCGCGTCGCGACCGAGACGGGGCTGCTGTCGGCCGCCGAGGAACTCGCCGGAGGCGCGGACGGCGTCGAGAGCGACCGCGAGCTCGGCGAGTGCCTCCGCGCGCACGTCGGCCCGACGGCCGCGACAGCGCGCGTCGCGGCCGCGCCGCCGCCGGGCGCGACGCTGGTCGACCGCTGGACGGTCGCGACCGGGGCGACCGTCCGGCTCTACGAGGGCGACGACTCCCTCAGGACGTACCACCTCACGCCGCCGAGCGCCGACTTGGACGCCGACGCCGTCGCGACGCTAGCCGACGCGCGGGACCGGCTGCTCGGCGATCCCCGCGGGGGCGACAGAGCGCCCGGACGAGCGGTTCGATCGGCCGCGGACGACGGCGACCCGGTCGCGGACCTGACCGAGGTGCTGCGGCGGCACACGCACGGCTACGGCGCGTTCGAGCACGTCTTCGCCGACGAGCGCGTGAGCGACGCGACGGTGACGGCGCCGGTGGCGGAGAACCCGCTCCGCGTGGTCCTCGACGGCGAGCGGTGCCGGACGAACGTCCGGCTCCCGCCGGAGGGGGCGGCCACGCTGGCGTCCAGGCTCCGGCGGGAGAGCGGGCGGGCGTTCTCGCGTGCGACCCCGACGCTCGACGCGACGATCGAGTCCGAGACCGGGCGCGTCAGGGTCGCCGCGGCCACGGCGCCGGCGAGCGACGGCCTCTCGTTCACCTTCCGCCGCGGCGACCCGGAGGCGTGGACGCTCGCTCGGCTGGCGTCCGTCGACACGCTCACGCCCGCGGCCGCCGGGCTGTTGTCGGTCGCCGTCGAGCGCGGCGTGGCCGGGCTGATCGCCGGGGGACGGGCCGCGGGGAAGACGACCGCGCTCGGAGCGCTGCTGTGGGAACTGCCCGCCGAAACGCGGACGGTCGTCGTCGAAGACACGCCGGAACTGCCAGTCGACGCGCTCGCGGACGCCGGCCGGGACGCCCAGCGGCTCCGCGTCGGGGACGGCGCCGAGCTCGCGCCGGCGGACGCCGTGCGGACCGCGCTCCGCATGGGCGGCGGCGCGCTGAGCGTGGGCGAGGTGCGCGGCGAGGAGGCACGGGCGCTGTACGAGGCGATGCGCGTCGGCGCCGCCGGCGAGACGGTCCTCGGGACGATCCACGGCGAGGACCCGGCGGCCGTCGAGGAGCGCGTCGTCACCGACCTCGGCGTCCCCCGCTCGTCGTTCGCCGCGACCGACCTGATCGCGGTGCTCGACTCCCACCGCGTCGAATCGATCGTCGAGGTCGTCGACCGCGGCGACGGCGTGAGCTTCGAGCCGCTCTTCGAGCGCACCCGGGACGGACTCGTCGCGACGGGGCGGGTCGACCGCGGCGAGAGCCGACTGATCAAGGCCCTCGCGGGCGCGGACGAATCGTACGCGGCGGTGCGATCGGCCGTCGATCGGCGGGCCGACGGGATCCGGGAAGCGGTTCGGACCGGGCGGACCGCCCCGGCGAGGTACGTGGGGGGCGACCGATGA
- a CDS encoding type II secretion system protein, whose protein sequence is MTGAQSPRSDGSVRSSDEGEGASEELRRAVAFLGWDRSPERIVSLGYRIGVVAGGVVTAVAALVAGAVAAAPAGLAAFVGGVHAVHRAPVWLASLRRTRALGAAPGLVGRLVLRMRLDPSTERAVRFAGRTGDGPLAAALSRHERGSADGPTSGLQAFAREWRPWFPAIDRAAALVRTAATAPPERRGRCLDRALDATLSGTTDRLASFVGAVRGPVSALYAFGVLLPLALIALLPAGAAAGVAIGPGLVAGLYLVALPSGLVAASAWLLFRRPVAFPPPRIDGDHPDVPDRGGSALLVGLALGAAAAVVAARAVAPWAWPVAGVGVGVGSALFVLARPRRAVLSDVRDVERGLPDAITVIGGDVAEGIAVETAVANAGERLDGATGEVFERAGRRSDTLRVGVREAFLGRGGPAAAVPSPRLRGAIALLAVAAREGRPAGDVLLELADQLESLRDLERDARRQLATVTGTLSNTAAVFAPLVGGATVALATGIDAVDVGSLGAGAAAGADALGGGLSAGGSAGVESGGAAGGSGPSGASGGAGTLSVPVLGRIVGTYVLLLAALLTGLATGLERGFDRTLVAYRVGIALPTATATFLVAFAGAGLLF, encoded by the coding sequence ATGACGGGAGCCCAGTCGCCCCGATCCGACGGATCGGTCAGATCGAGCGACGAAGGGGAGGGGGCCTCGGAGGAGCTACGGCGGGCGGTCGCGTTCCTCGGGTGGGACCGCTCCCCCGAACGGATCGTCAGCCTCGGGTACCGGATCGGAGTCGTCGCGGGCGGGGTCGTCACCGCCGTCGCGGCGCTCGTCGCCGGCGCGGTCGCCGCCGCACCCGCGGGGCTGGCCGCCTTCGTCGGCGGGGTCCACGCGGTCCATCGGGCGCCGGTCTGGCTCGCCTCGCTCAGGCGGACGCGGGCGCTCGGCGCGGCGCCGGGGCTCGTCGGTCGACTCGTGTTGCGGATGCGCCTCGACCCCTCGACAGAGCGCGCGGTGCGGTTCGCCGGGCGGACCGGGGACGGGCCGCTGGCCGCGGCGCTCTCCCGCCACGAGCGGGGGAGCGCGGACGGGCCGACGAGCGGCCTTCAGGCGTTCGCGCGCGAGTGGCGCCCGTGGTTCCCGGCGATCGACCGCGCCGCGGCGCTGGTCCGGACGGCTGCGACGGCGCCGCCCGAGCGCCGCGGACGGTGCCTCGACCGCGCGCTCGACGCGACGCTCTCCGGGACGACCGACCGGCTCGCGTCGTTCGTCGGCGCGGTTCGGGGCCCGGTCTCCGCGCTGTACGCGTTCGGCGTGCTGCTCCCGCTGGCGCTCATCGCGCTGCTTCCCGCGGGCGCCGCCGCCGGCGTCGCGATCGGTCCCGGGCTCGTCGCCGGCCTGTACCTCGTCGCGCTCCCGAGCGGGCTGGTGGCCGCCTCGGCGTGGCTGCTCTTCCGTCGCCCGGTCGCGTTCCCGCCGCCGCGGATCGACGGCGATCACCCCGACGTGCCGGACCGCGGCGGGTCGGCGCTCCTCGTGGGCCTCGCGCTCGGCGCGGCGGCCGCCGTCGTCGCCGCGCGGGCCGTGGCGCCGTGGGCCTGGCCGGTCGCGGGGGTCGGCGTCGGCGTCGGAAGCGCGCTGTTCGTCCTCGCGCGGCCCCGTCGGGCGGTGCTGTCGGACGTGCGCGACGTGGAGCGGGGGCTCCCCGACGCGATAACCGTGATCGGCGGCGACGTGGCGGAGGGGATCGCGGTCGAGACCGCCGTCGCGAACGCCGGCGAGCGGCTGGACGGCGCGACCGGCGAGGTGTTCGAGCGCGCCGGGCGCCGCAGCGACACGCTGCGGGTCGGCGTCCGCGAGGCGTTCCTCGGGCGGGGCGGCCCGGCGGCCGCCGTCCCGTCGCCCAGGCTCCGCGGCGCCATCGCGCTGCTCGCCGTCGCCGCGCGGGAGGGCCGCCCCGCCGGCGACGTGCTGCTGGAGCTCGCGGACCAGCTGGAGTCCCTGCGCGACCTCGAACGCGACGCGCGCCGCCAGCTGGCGACCGTCACGGGGACCCTCTCGAACACCGCCGCCGTGTTCGCGCCGCTCGTGGGCGGGGCGACCGTCGCGCTCGCGACCGGGATCGACGCGGTCGACGTGGGGAGCCTCGGCGCCGGGGCGGCGGCGGGCGCCGACGCGCTCGGCGGCGGGCTGAGCGCCGGTGGCAGCGCGGGCGTCGAATCGGGGGGCGCCGCAGGCGGGAGCGGTCCGTCCGGGGCGAGCGGCGGCGCGGGGACACTGTCGGTGCCGGTGCTCGGCCGGATCGTGGGGACGTACGTGCTGCTGCTCGCCGCGCTCCTCACCGGACTGGCGACGGGGCTGGAGCGCGGGTTCGACCGGACGCTGGTCGCGTATCGGGTCGGGATCGCGCTGCCGACGGCCACCGCGACGTTCCTCGTCGCGTTCGCCGGCGCCGGCCTGCTGTTCTGA
- a CDS encoding DUF7283 family protein has translation MFETHLDATYAWLGLAVVSVAAVGVAAAFPASPPPDADGVARTVDSVADGEYPATAEHGIAADRIRLSAGAVSLGDDRGTARAALDAPRITPVVRPAAGVAPAAVTDARLRRVLDGAPPDAAFDDPAAFAAAAERARAADATWTPAPERITVRRVHYGDVRVTLVG, from the coding sequence ATGTTCGAGACCCACCTCGACGCCACGTACGCGTGGCTCGGCCTGGCCGTCGTGAGCGTCGCGGCCGTCGGCGTGGCGGCCGCGTTTCCAGCCTCGCCGCCGCCGGACGCCGACGGCGTCGCGCGCACGGTCGACTCGGTCGCGGACGGGGAGTATCCGGCGACCGCCGAGCACGGGATCGCGGCGGACCGGATCCGGCTCTCGGCGGGCGCCGTCTCGCTCGGCGACGATCGGGGAACGGCGCGTGCGGCGCTCGACGCGCCGCGGATCACGCCGGTGGTCCGGCCGGCGGCGGGCGTGGCGCCGGCCGCGGTGACGGACGCCCGGCTCCGGCGCGTGCTCGACGGCGCGCCGCCGGACGCGGCGTTCGACGACCCGGCGGCGTTCGCGGCTGCGGCCGAGCGGGCGCGGGCGGCGGACGCGACGTGGACGCCGGCGCCGGAGCGGATCACGGTCCGACGGGTACACTACGGCGACGTCCGCGTCACGCTCGTGGGGTGA
- a CDS encoding DUF7285 family protein, protein MLPDSARPGDSTAPGASTDSIRPFSAANRAAVEPIAALVAVIVVGLALGLYAGAFADAAPDGDRASAAAALDRVEDAVTVGGVVDPERLRRAEAPGTATAIELEADGERWSAASGPEAPGPPGVRSPEAVAVAERRVTVRVAPGRNVRGTLRAVVWR, encoded by the coding sequence GTGTTACCGGACTCCGCGAGGCCGGGGGATTCGACGGCGCCGGGGGCGTCGACGGACTCAATTCGGCCGTTCTCGGCCGCCAATCGCGCCGCCGTCGAACCGATCGCCGCGCTCGTCGCGGTGATCGTCGTCGGACTCGCGCTGGGACTGTACGCCGGCGCGTTCGCGGACGCGGCGCCCGACGGGGACCGGGCGAGCGCGGCGGCGGCGCTCGACCGCGTCGAGGACGCGGTCACCGTCGGGGGCGTGGTCGACCCGGAGCGGCTGCGGCGGGCGGAGGCGCCGGGGACGGCGACGGCGATCGAACTGGAGGCGGACGGTGAGCGGTGGTCGGCCGCGTCCGGTCCGGAGGCGCCGGGACCGCCGGGGGTCCGGTCGCCGGAGGCGGTCGCGGTCGCCGAGCGGCGGGTGACGGTGCGCGTGGCGCCGGGACGGAACGTCCGGGGGACGCTCCGGGCGGTGGTGTGGCGGTGA
- a CDS encoding DUF7284 family protein encodes MAVTSTVLDVTVLLLCVSASVVALGATDAGGPDGPIAADAADRLVTETATVAYPDGDAPNRTRRVTATRAELLALLAVRDAEGAFDREAVASVRAGVGQRTRVDATVRRDDTASRSDSAGGSPGSDARRHSGAPPARSEAASSPHSIVGAAVPTRGVDGRGRAHGVDDAGGSVAVGPEPPRTADVAVAVVRQPVPDGFGDASDERRPSEGVVRIVVRRW; translated from the coding sequence GTGGCGGTGACCAGCACCGTCCTCGACGTGACCGTGCTGCTGCTGTGCGTCTCCGCCAGCGTCGTCGCGCTCGGCGCGACCGACGCCGGCGGTCCCGACGGCCCGATCGCGGCCGACGCCGCCGACCGACTCGTCACCGAGACCGCGACCGTGGCGTACCCGGACGGGGACGCGCCGAACCGCACGCGGCGCGTCACCGCGACGCGGGCGGAGCTGCTCGCGCTGCTCGCCGTCCGCGACGCCGAAGGGGCGTTCGACCGCGAGGCCGTCGCGTCCGTCCGGGCGGGGGTCGGCCAGCGGACGCGCGTCGACGCGACCGTCCGGCGCGACGATACAGCGAGCCGGAGCGACTCCGCCGGAGGATCACCGGGCAGCGACGCGCGGCGGCACTCTGGGGCCCCGCCGGCGCGAAGTGAGGCCGCCTCGTCACCGCATTCGATCGTCGGTGCGGCGGTTCCGACGCGGGGGGTCGACGGACGGGGCCGAGCGCACGGCGTTGACGACGCGGGAGGGTCGGTCGCCGTCGGCCCCGAGCCGCCGCGAACCGCCGACGTCGCCGTCGCCGTGGTCCGACAGCCGGTCCCGGACGGGTTCGGCGATGCGAGCGACGAGCGCCGCCCGTCGGAGGGCGTCGTTCGGATCGTCGTCAGGAGGTGGTGA
- a CDS encoding DUF7286 family protein yields the protein MVSVGNRRRGRSPNAGRARTFAVDERARVPFALVGVLLLVTSSAYAAGLAEQGLVGEDRRVERAVERVNADATAALRSAAREAAHDAAASPVTRAPEGTGPGGEAVREGSAFEDAFRVRLAIAGAEALRAVESNHGAVTANVSLPFVDSADDLVAARDRVRVEPAANGTAARVTFEGVATTATRDGRTVVNRTRPRTVTVAVPTLAAHERTERFERRLNRGPVEGPGLGRQITASLYAMAWARGYGQYAGAPVENVVANRHVELSTNAGIVRVQRDVFGTSDPDARGGVARATARTGVTDLLAPTGVREAAWTDAVLGAPTPTGSVEGESGASTGDAAASEDAAFDPGGEATGETATVEVGHAADRAATRVHDDLESILRASHRVEATLEAEATRVVDGGPVSPDRPRSRLAEPWRRVDASRTERVRVTDGSELRTGTDGATVSAGESVSFGRATRTVVVERTATATWERRVVERGPNGTVANVSVDRAVTRDEATDRYHVRVSVTGTYAPRVDAPDRPTATFGAAEGRGVDGPDLADTPAAARAELGVETDRDVDRLAREAVEFGDETRSTVVYGDRSDADVDRIARDVSELSERVRGVETEASMTDAAVGESTPYRDLAAAVRDRRERLRDAPARYDGAVDRARVAARVAYLDAVVAELESAAEDREAATEGVLDRVNDAFGGPPVGEVIASREAARDPGTYAVGGGGPGGAVTFAPEGSPGYLPRTAVDGERVAGVDGTTTRPLATRNVKYVTLPYGDVSGGIADRILGTDDTVRIGVAGRALLAADEALAAAAGDDDLRADRRALAGRVDASLRRVDEALAARLAERTDLSRAQRKAVLDAVAADYDSLGERAVAVGDGEYPERVASEAARVGSLSSAERLGLAAHLRVEARAEAGRDAVRVPARFVDEATAASRAVRRKRVESAIEGRARKAVASVPDERVPKPVRTVGAGLPVAPVPGYWVATVNAWHVEVRGEYPRFALRANVGTPGRPFEYVRESGAVSVEVDGESVALGATEPVAFETRTVVVVAVPAGPPGVGDVGGTREETSAGWPCPGPLTASPEDGDECTAG from the coding sequence GTGGTGAGCGTGGGGAATCGAAGGCGCGGTCGGTCCCCGAACGCCGGTCGCGCGCGGACGTTCGCCGTCGACGAGCGGGCGCGGGTCCCGTTCGCGCTCGTCGGCGTGCTGCTGCTCGTGACGAGTTCGGCGTACGCCGCGGGCCTCGCCGAGCAGGGGCTGGTGGGAGAGGACCGCCGCGTCGAGCGCGCCGTGGAGCGCGTCAACGCCGACGCCACCGCCGCGCTCAGGAGTGCCGCCCGCGAGGCCGCCCACGACGCGGCGGCGTCCCCGGTGACGCGCGCGCCGGAGGGGACCGGGCCGGGGGGCGAAGCGGTCCGCGAGGGGTCCGCGTTCGAGGACGCGTTCCGAGTCCGGCTCGCGATCGCCGGCGCGGAGGCGCTGCGCGCGGTCGAGAGCAACCACGGCGCCGTGACGGCGAACGTGTCGCTTCCGTTCGTCGACTCAGCGGATGACCTCGTCGCCGCGCGCGACCGGGTCCGCGTCGAACCGGCCGCCAACGGCACCGCGGCCCGGGTCACCTTCGAGGGGGTCGCGACGACCGCGACCCGGGACGGTCGGACAGTCGTCAACCGGACGCGACCGCGGACGGTCACGGTCGCCGTCCCGACGCTGGCCGCTCACGAGCGGACCGAGCGGTTCGAGCGCCGGCTCAACCGCGGGCCCGTGGAGGGGCCGGGGCTCGGGCGACAGATCACCGCCAGCCTCTACGCGATGGCGTGGGCCCGCGGGTACGGCCAGTACGCCGGCGCCCCCGTCGAGAACGTCGTCGCGAACCGGCACGTCGAGCTGTCGACGAACGCCGGCATCGTCCGCGTCCAGCGGGACGTGTTCGGAACCAGCGACCCCGACGCGCGCGGCGGCGTCGCCCGGGCGACCGCCCGGACCGGCGTGACCGACCTGCTGGCGCCGACGGGCGTCCGCGAGGCCGCCTGGACCGACGCCGTCCTCGGAGCGCCGACGCCGACCGGGAGCGTGGAGGGAGAGTCCGGGGCCTCGACCGGCGACGCGGCGGCGAGCGAGGACGCCGCCTTCGACCCGGGCGGGGAGGCGACCGGCGAGACCGCCACGGTCGAGGTCGGTCACGCGGCCGACCGCGCCGCGACCCGCGTCCACGACGACCTCGAATCGATCCTGCGGGCGAGCCACCGGGTCGAGGCGACACTGGAGGCGGAGGCGACGCGGGTCGTCGACGGCGGCCCCGTGTCGCCGGACCGACCGCGTTCGCGGCTCGCCGAGCCGTGGCGCCGCGTCGACGCGTCGCGGACGGAACGCGTCCGCGTGACCGACGGGAGCGAGCTCCGGACGGGGACCGACGGCGCGACCGTGTCGGCGGGCGAGTCGGTGTCGTTCGGGCGCGCGACCCGGACGGTCGTCGTCGAGCGCACCGCGACCGCGACGTGGGAGCGCCGGGTCGTCGAGCGCGGGCCGAACGGGACGGTCGCGAACGTGAGCGTCGACCGCGCCGTGACGCGGGACGAGGCGACGGACCGCTACCACGTCCGCGTGTCGGTGACCGGAACGTACGCGCCGCGCGTCGACGCGCCCGATCGGCCGACGGCGACGTTCGGGGCCGCCGAGGGCCGCGGCGTCGACGGTCCGGACCTCGCGGACACCCCGGCGGCCGCGCGGGCGGAACTCGGCGTCGAGACCGATCGCGATGTCGACCGACTGGCGCGCGAGGCCGTCGAGTTCGGCGACGAGACGCGGTCGACGGTCGTGTACGGCGACCGCTCCGACGCGGACGTAGACCGGATTGCGAGGGACGTCTCGGAACTGTCCGAGCGCGTCCGCGGGGTGGAGACCGAGGCGTCGATGACCGACGCGGCGGTCGGCGAGTCGACGCCGTACCGGGACCTCGCCGCGGCCGTGCGCGACCGCCGGGAGCGCCTCCGGGACGCCCCGGCGAGGTACGACGGCGCCGTCGACCGGGCGCGCGTCGCCGCCCGCGTCGCGTACCTCGACGCCGTGGTCGCGGAGTTGGAATCGGCGGCCGAAGACCGGGAGGCGGCGACCGAGGGCGTCCTCGACCGCGTGAACGACGCGTTCGGCGGGCCGCCCGTGGGCGAGGTGATCGCCAGCCGCGAGGCCGCCCGCGACCCGGGGACCTACGCCGTCGGCGGCGGGGGGCCGGGCGGCGCCGTCACGTTCGCGCCGGAGGGGTCGCCGGGGTACCTCCCGCGGACGGCGGTCGACGGCGAGCGCGTCGCGGGCGTCGACGGCACGACGACGCGACCGCTCGCGACACGGAACGTGAAATACGTCACGCTCCCGTACGGGGACGTCTCCGGCGGGATCGCGGACCGGATCCTCGGCACCGACGACACGGTCCGGATCGGCGTCGCCGGGCGGGCGCTCCTCGCGGCCGACGAGGCGCTCGCGGCGGCCGCCGGCGACGACGACCTTCGCGCCGACCGCCGCGCGCTCGCCGGACGGGTCGACGCCTCGCTGCGACGGGTCGACGAGGCGCTGGCGGCGCGGCTCGCGGAGCGGACGGACCTCTCTCGCGCGCAGCGGAAGGCGGTCCTGGACGCCGTCGCGGCCGACTACGACTCGCTCGGCGAGCGGGCCGTCGCGGTCGGCGACGGCGAGTACCCGGAGCGCGTCGCGAGCGAGGCGGCACGGGTCGGGTCCCTGTCGTCGGCCGAGCGGCTCGGGCTCGCGGCGCACCTCCGCGTCGAGGCGCGCGCGGAGGCGGGGCGGGACGCGGTCCGCGTGCCGGCCCGGTTCGTCGACGAGGCGACCGCCGCGTCCCGCGCGGTTCGCCGGAAGCGGGTCGAGTCGGCGATCGAGGGGCGCGCGAGGAAGGCGGTCGCGTCGGTCCCGGACGAGCGGGTGCCGAAGCCTGTTCGGACCGTCGGCGCGGGACTGCCGGTCGCGCCCGTGCCCGGGTACTGGGTGGCGACGGTCAACGCGTGGCACGTCGAGGTGCGCGGGGAGTACCCGCGGTTCGCCCTCCGAGCGAACGTCGGAACGCCCGGGCGCCCGTTCGAGTACGTCCGGGAGTCCGGCGCGGTCAGCGTCGAGGTGGACGGCGAGTCGGTCGCGCTCGGCGCCACGGAGCCGGTCGCGTTCGAGACGCGGACGGTCGTCGTCGTCGCCGTCCCCGCCGGACCGCCGGGCGTGGGCGACGTCGGCGGGACGCGCGAGGAGACGTCCGCCGGCTGGCCGTGTCCGGGTCCCCTGACCGCGTCGCCGGAGGACGGAGACGAGTGTACGGCGGGGTGA
- a CDS encoding DUF5791 family protein, producing the protein MFHEVVDGRGAGPDVDADEPAAAELLAAFEAMVTEATAAVDPDRLVGETGLSEADAGALREGEIASLSLADAAAVLAAANPDRDADAMVAEVRDHLLMGMATAVLDVDAIAAKIDADLTGQEVQQALEGRTRMTLGQLAEILAVIERRKP; encoded by the coding sequence ATGTTCCACGAGGTCGTCGACGGTCGCGGCGCCGGGCCCGACGTCGACGCCGACGAGCCGGCGGCGGCGGAGTTGCTCGCCGCCTTCGAGGCGATGGTGACGGAGGCGACCGCGGCGGTCGATCCCGACCGGCTGGTCGGGGAGACCGGGCTGAGCGAGGCGGACGCGGGCGCCCTCCGCGAGGGAGAGATCGCGTCGCTCTCGCTCGCGGACGCGGCGGCCGTCCTCGCGGCGGCGAACCCGGACCGAGACGCCGACGCGATGGTGGCCGAGGTGCGCGACCACCTGCTGATGGGGATGGCGACCGCCGTCCTCGACGTCGACGCGATCGCCGCGAAGATCGACGCCGACCTCACCGGCCAGGAGGTCCAGCAGGCGTTGGAGGGGCGGACGAGGATGACGCTCGGGCAGCTCGCCGAGATCCTCGCGGTCATCGAGCGACGCAAGCCATGA
- a CDS encoding NAD-dependent epimerase/dehydratase family protein, whose protein sequence is MKVVVVGCGYVGLALAEQLAARGHAVTGVRRSDAGLDAVEAVGPDVEAVRADATDPASLSALPDADAVVFAASSGGRGADAARTVYVDGLANVVDEYGSRASPPDRLVYTSSTGVYGDHDGGWVDEETPVEPTTEKTRVLAEAERIATERTAEAGIDGTVVRFAGLYGPERYRLERYVEGPVTAGYLNMVHRDDAAGSIRHLLEADRARDRAVLVVDDEPVDKHAFADWLADACGVPRPEKLSKDERIAAGDLSAAAERRIRTSKRCSNALLRELGYEFAHPTFRSGYRDAVRAFRARSE, encoded by the coding sequence ATGAAGGTCGTCGTCGTCGGCTGCGGGTACGTCGGGCTGGCGCTGGCGGAACAGCTCGCCGCCCGGGGCCACGCGGTCACCGGCGTCCGGCGGTCGGACGCGGGGCTCGACGCGGTCGAAGCCGTCGGCCCCGACGTCGAGGCCGTCCGCGCGGACGCGACCGATCCGGCGTCGCTCTCGGCGCTCCCGGACGCGGACGCGGTCGTCTTCGCGGCCAGTTCCGGCGGACGCGGCGCCGACGCGGCGCGGACGGTGTACGTCGACGGCCTGGCGAACGTCGTCGACGAGTACGGCTCGCGGGCGTCGCCGCCGGACCGGCTGGTGTACACCTCCTCGACGGGCGTGTACGGCGACCACGACGGCGGGTGGGTCGACGAGGAGACGCCGGTCGAGCCGACCACCGAGAAGACCCGCGTCCTCGCCGAGGCGGAGCGGATCGCGACCGAGCGGACGGCGGAGGCCGGGATCGACGGAACGGTCGTCCGGTTCGCGGGGCTGTACGGCCCCGAGCGGTACCGGCTGGAGCGGTACGTGGAGGGGCCGGTGACGGCCGGCTACCTGAACATGGTCCACCGCGACGACGCCGCGGGGTCGATCCGGCACCTGCTGGAGGCAGACCGGGCGCGCGACCGCGCCGTCCTCGTCGTCGACGACGAGCCGGTCGACAAGCACGCGTTCGCCGACTGGCTCGCCGACGCCTGCGGCGTCCCGCGTCCGGAGAAGCTGTCGAAGGACGAGCGGATCGCGGCGGGCGACCTCTCCGCGGCGGCGGAGCGCCGGATCCGGACGAGCAAGCGGTGTTCGAACGCGCTGCTCCGCGAACTGGGCTACGAGTTCGCCCACCCGACGTTCCGGTCGGGGTACCGCGACGCCGTGCGCGCGTTCCGCGCGCGGAGCGAGTAG